From a single Hydrogenispora ethanolica genomic region:
- a CDS encoding bifunctional heptose 7-phosphate kinase/heptose 1-phosphate adenyltransferase, whose protein sequence is MNTVELQCALAKIDRPKILVIGDIISDIYIDGMISRISREAPVLILEQQTQRTVLGGAANAAHNLATLAGEVYLAGIIGLDSVGREMLELLSAKGINSQWIYQSRVLPTCTKTRILAAAEHGVRQQMLRVDRTPQGELEGEGWSFFQERLFAAIQVVDGIHISDYGLPLLSGLFRQELLDMATQAHKLVLVDSHQIAGYQGATIVTPNLEEASRFVGYSIRNLSQLEDAGREILTSLHCQAVLITRGPEGMSLFLPDGAIHHLPVYNKSEVVDVSGAGDTVASMMILGLTSGLDFLTAASLANIAAGIVVRKMGTATLNRDELRMELGFPQTKAAVEHADLSR, encoded by the coding sequence GTGAATACTGTTGAACTGCAGTGCGCTTTGGCCAAGATCGACAGGCCCAAAATCTTGGTAATCGGGGACATTATTTCCGATATTTATATCGACGGCATGATCTCCCGGATCTCCCGAGAAGCACCGGTCCTGATTTTAGAGCAGCAAACTCAGCGGACTGTGCTGGGGGGCGCGGCGAATGCCGCCCACAATCTGGCGACGTTGGCCGGTGAGGTTTATTTGGCGGGGATCATTGGATTGGATTCGGTGGGCCGAGAAATGCTGGAATTGTTGTCGGCGAAGGGAATTAACAGCCAATGGATCTACCAAAGTCGAGTCCTTCCCACTTGTACAAAAACCAGAATTCTGGCAGCTGCCGAACATGGAGTGCGCCAGCAGATGTTACGGGTAGACCGTACGCCTCAAGGGGAATTGGAAGGGGAGGGCTGGTCGTTCTTCCAAGAACGGCTGTTTGCGGCCATTCAAGTAGTGGATGGCATTCACATCTCGGATTACGGTTTGCCGTTATTATCAGGGCTGTTCCGTCAGGAACTGCTGGATATGGCCACACAGGCCCACAAGCTGGTTTTGGTCGACTCGCATCAAATCGCCGGTTATCAGGGTGCGACGATCGTCACGCCGAATCTCGAAGAAGCATCGCGATTTGTAGGTTATTCCATTCGCAATTTGAGCCAATTGGAGGATGCCGGCCGGGAAATTCTAACCTCGCTCCATTGCCAGGCAGTGCTGATCACCCGGGGTCCCGAAGGAATGTCGCTGTTTTTACCGGATGGCGCCATCCATCATCTACCGGTTTATAACAAATCTGAAGTGGTCGATGTCAGTGGGGCTGGGGATACTGTAGCCAGCATGATGATACTGGGGTTGACTTCGGGATTGGATTTTCTCACTGCAGCCAGTCTGGCAAACATCGCTGCCGGGATCGTCGTGCGGAAGATGGGAACGGCTACTTTAAACCGGGATGAACTCCGGATGGAACTCGGCTTCCCCCAAACCAAAGCGGCGGTGGAGCATGCAGACTTATCCCGGTAA
- a CDS encoding MarC family protein, giving the protein METQFINIYIKFFFLLTPFFLLSTFLSMTRDMNIAARKKLSVKVTAAVIIICIIIFLIGDYIFQWFGITLNSFRIGTGVLLILSAISLVMGTDAYPAKDGAEDISVVPLAIPVTVGPATTGALLVMGVELQRVWERVIGISALCAAVLSVGMLLYLSGSVERFVKKQGLTILSKITGLILAALAAQMIMTGVQGFLGKVQ; this is encoded by the coding sequence ATGGAAACTCAGTTTATTAATATCTATATCAAATTTTTCTTCTTACTGACCCCTTTTTTTCTTTTATCGACCTTTTTGTCGATGACCCGGGACATGAACATCGCTGCCCGGAAAAAACTCTCGGTAAAAGTGACTGCCGCGGTGATCATCATTTGTATCATTATCTTTTTGATCGGCGATTATATCTTTCAGTGGTTCGGGATTACGTTGAACTCCTTCCGGATCGGAACCGGGGTATTGCTGATTCTTTCAGCGATTTCACTGGTTATGGGGACCGACGCTTATCCGGCCAAGGATGGTGCCGAAGATATTTCCGTGGTACCGCTGGCGATCCCGGTAACGGTCGGCCCGGCAACAACCGGGGCGCTGCTGGTGATGGGAGTGGAGCTGCAGCGCGTCTGGGAGCGGGTGATCGGGATTTCCGCATTATGCGCCGCAGTTTTGAGCGTGGGGATGTTACTTTACTTGAGCGGTTCGGTGGAGCGTTTTGTCAAAAAGCAAGGATTGACCATCTTGAGTAAGATAACCGGACTGATCCTGGCGGCACTGGCGGCGCAGATGATCATGACCGGTGTGCAGGGCTTTTTGGGAAAGGTGCAATAA
- a CDS encoding HAD-IIA family hydrolase, protein MHCSQNPPAEIRQRLSAIRTFLLDLDGTVYLGEQLFPWSLEFLARLQRLGKEFIFVTNNSSQNARYYVAKLARLGVAARPEQIFTSGEATIYYLRKHRFGQEICCIGTPALEEEFREAGFVLTPRQPAAVVLGFDLTLTYEKVRLACDLVRNGVPFIATHPDLNCPTPEGPIPDCGAMASLITAATGVTPKVIGKPNPEMVEALCAKFGLEPESVAMVGDRLYTDIAMGRQAGITTILVLSGETQPQDLAESPHQPDLIADHLGKIAKWLD, encoded by the coding sequence GTGCATTGTAGTCAAAACCCTCCCGCCGAAATACGGCAACGGCTGTCTGCGATCCGTACCTTTTTGCTGGATTTGGACGGCACGGTCTATCTTGGAGAACAGCTTTTTCCGTGGTCGTTGGAGTTTTTGGCCCGGTTGCAACGGCTGGGGAAAGAATTCATTTTTGTCACCAACAACTCTTCCCAAAATGCCCGCTATTACGTTGCCAAACTGGCCCGGCTGGGTGTGGCGGCCCGGCCGGAGCAGATCTTCACCTCCGGGGAAGCCACCATTTATTATTTGCGGAAACACCGGTTCGGCCAGGAGATTTGCTGTATTGGGACCCCTGCTTTGGAAGAAGAGTTTCGGGAAGCCGGATTCGTTCTAACCCCCAGGCAACCGGCGGCGGTGGTGTTGGGCTTCGACCTGACCCTGACCTATGAGAAAGTTCGTTTGGCCTGCGATCTGGTGCGAAACGGGGTGCCGTTCATCGCCACCCATCCCGATCTCAACTGCCCCACTCCGGAAGGGCCGATTCCGGATTGCGGCGCGATGGCCTCCTTGATTACGGCGGCCACCGGAGTGACGCCCAAAGTGATTGGCAAGCCGAATCCGGAAATGGTGGAAGCGCTGTGCGCCAAATTCGGTTTGGAACCCGAATCCGTGGCCATGGTCGGCGATCGGCTCTATACCGATATCGCCATGGGTCGTCAAGCGGGGATTACGACTATTTTGGTGCTGAGCGGAGAGACTCAACCACAGGATCTGGCGGAGTCTCCGCACCAGCCGGATTTGATCGCCGATCATCTAGGGAAGATTGCTAAATGGCTCGACTGA
- a CDS encoding bifunctional diguanylate cyclase/phosphohydrolase: MSDIYYHVFHSSPLALLIIQDGLVQLANPMSLRLFGYTREEELRNFPIKLLLNGLDFSQSVAVQQPGLTGPSFITYPFQVRNHQNTVIHLVGCFSAVQYNGRPAILAQFWQENIWRVAQSAESATAEIPQSKYKEVMDSLHEVVFEMDLQARITFANTKAFEFFGVTEADYRRGINALDYVVPSERERMRDNIGKVLRGEKDGVTEYLVRKKGGDVFPVIIHSTRIMRDGKPVGLSGIIVDITERKIAEEKLKHLSQHDTLTGLYNRSYFEHAMLKLKANKAPAGIIICDVDGLKLINDTLGHSYGDQLITMTANLLRQTFQGSGDVVARIGGDEFAILCSHSNAGILQDLISQFHSAIAKHNQVHPQIPISVSCGFASRENETMSPDELFKAADDNMYKEKLSNRQNNRDSVIQMLMNALEPRDYLSDGHAERLQDLVVRFAVRIGLPAECHSDLRLFAKFHDIGKVGIPDQILFKSGPLTKEEEREVQRHPEIGYRIAQSTPDLVPIAEWILKHHEWWNGNGYPLGIAGDSIPLECRILAIADAFDTMTNDRPYRKAIPVPAALNELKKASGVQFDPQLVPLLADVIEH, from the coding sequence GTGTCGGATATCTACTACCATGTTTTTCACTCCTCTCCATTGGCTTTACTCATCATTCAAGATGGGCTGGTCCAGCTGGCGAATCCCATGTCGCTCCGGTTATTCGGCTATACCCGTGAGGAAGAACTCCGAAACTTTCCCATCAAGCTTCTGCTTAACGGGCTGGATTTTTCACAGTCCGTTGCGGTGCAACAGCCTGGATTGACGGGTCCCAGCTTCATTACCTACCCCTTTCAGGTGCGAAATCACCAAAATACCGTAATCCACTTGGTTGGTTGTTTCTCGGCTGTACAATACAATGGTCGTCCGGCAATTCTGGCCCAATTTTGGCAGGAAAATATTTGGCGCGTGGCGCAGAGCGCCGAGAGCGCAACTGCTGAAATCCCCCAATCCAAATATAAAGAAGTAATGGACTCGCTTCATGAAGTCGTTTTTGAAATGGATTTGCAGGCAAGGATCACTTTTGCCAACACCAAAGCGTTTGAGTTTTTCGGGGTGACCGAAGCGGATTACCGGCGGGGAATCAATGCTCTGGATTATGTCGTACCCTCGGAACGGGAACGCATGCGTGATAATATCGGCAAGGTACTCCGGGGCGAGAAGGATGGGGTTACCGAATATCTGGTCCGAAAAAAAGGCGGCGACGTTTTTCCGGTGATCATCCACTCCACTCGCATCATGCGGGACGGAAAACCGGTCGGGCTGAGCGGCATCATCGTCGATATTACGGAACGGAAAATCGCGGAGGAAAAGTTAAAACACCTCAGCCAACACGATACCTTGACCGGTCTTTATAACCGCTCCTATTTCGAGCACGCGATGCTCAAACTGAAAGCGAATAAGGCTCCGGCCGGGATCATCATCTGCGATGTCGACGGCTTAAAGTTAATCAACGACACACTCGGTCATAGTTACGGCGACCAACTCATCACCATGACCGCCAATCTCCTGCGCCAGACATTCCAAGGCAGTGGTGACGTGGTGGCTCGAATCGGCGGCGACGAATTCGCCATTCTATGTTCCCATAGCAACGCCGGCATTCTGCAGGATCTCATCTCCCAGTTTCATTCGGCCATCGCCAAACACAACCAAGTCCATCCCCAGATTCCGATCAGTGTGTCCTGCGGCTTTGCGAGTCGGGAAAACGAAACCATGAGTCCTGACGAACTTTTTAAAGCGGCCGACGATAATATGTACAAGGAGAAGCTGTCCAACCGGCAGAACAATCGGGATTCAGTGATCCAGATGTTGATGAATGCGCTGGAACCCAGGGATTATCTTTCCGACGGTCATGCCGAACGGCTGCAAGACTTAGTGGTCCGCTTCGCCGTGAGGATCGGGCTTCCAGCGGAGTGCCACAGCGATCTCCGTCTTTTCGCCAAGTTTCATGATATCGGGAAAGTAGGGATTCCCGATCAGATTCTGTTCAAGAGCGGACCGCTCACCAAGGAAGAGGAGCGCGAAGTACAACGCCACCCGGAGATCGGATACCGGATCGCGCAATCGACGCCCGATCTGGTGCCGATTGCGGAATGGATCCTAAAACACCATGAGTGGTGGAATGGGAATGGCTATCCTCTGGGAATCGCCGGCGATTCCATCCCTCTGGAATGCCGGATTCTGGCCATCGCCGACGCTTTCGATACGATGACCAACGACCGGCCCTATCGGAAAGCCATCCCGGTGCCGGCCGCGCTGAACGAGTTGAAAAAAGCCTCCGGAGTACAGTTTGATCCGCAATTGGTACCGTTGTTAGCGGATGTCATCGAGCATTAG
- a CDS encoding ABC transporter permease, which translates to MVKLFMKRGYLFGIFLFLYAPIIVLALYSFNNSHSRGVWDGFTLKWYIQMFQDRQILTSLYYSLVIGTIASLVATVIGTMAAFGIDNMKSLPQGTVMNLTYLPVLNPDIVTGIAFMLLYIFLHLQLGFMTLLLSHVTFNIPYVILSVLPRIKQLDRSMYEAALDLGATPALAFRKVILPEIMPGVLTGLLLSFTLSLDDFVISFFTTGSGVSNLSITIYSMARRGINPKINALSTLMFVSVLTLLIIVNIMMARQKAVKSKEA; encoded by the coding sequence ATGGTAAAACTCTTCATGAAGCGCGGCTATCTTTTCGGGATCTTTCTCTTTTTGTACGCGCCCATTATCGTCCTGGCCTTGTATTCGTTCAATAATTCCCATTCCCGCGGCGTCTGGGACGGCTTCACGCTCAAGTGGTATATTCAGATGTTCCAGGACCGGCAGATCCTGACCTCATTGTATTATTCCCTGGTGATAGGCACCATCGCCTCCCTGGTGGCCACCGTGATCGGAACCATGGCGGCCTTCGGGATCGATAATATGAAGAGTCTGCCCCAGGGGACGGTCATGAACCTGACCTATCTGCCGGTGCTCAACCCGGACATCGTGACCGGTATCGCGTTCATGCTCTTATATATCTTTCTCCACCTGCAGCTCGGCTTCATGACTTTATTGCTGTCACATGTGACTTTCAATATTCCCTATGTCATCCTTTCGGTACTGCCCCGCATCAAGCAGCTGGACCGGAGTATGTACGAGGCTGCGCTCGACCTGGGTGCCACGCCCGCTCTCGCCTTTCGCAAGGTAATCTTGCCGGAGATCATGCCGGGCGTGCTGACGGGGTTGTTGCTGTCATTCACTCTTTCTTTGGACGACTTCGTGATCAGTTTCTTTACGACCGGTTCGGGCGTGTCCAACCTTTCGATCACCATTTATTCCATGGCCCGCCGGGGCATCAATCCCAAGATTAATGCCCTTTCCACTCTCATGTTTGTCAGCGTGCTGACGCTGCTCATTATCGTCAACATTATGATGGCGCGGCAAAAAGCGGTCAAGTCAAAGGAGGCGTAG
- a CDS encoding ABC transporter permease, which yields MKKTWPAYPYIFWMVIFTVVPLSLLLYFSLTTRTAAGATTFSWEHFGRFFEPIYLKVLFRSLLLAGISTLFCLVLGYPAAFILADRKLNHKNTLVLLMVLPMWMNFLLRTYAWLTLLERKGLINTLLGHIGLPPLNLLYNDFAVTLGMVYNFLPFMVLPIYSVLSKIDHSLIEAAEDLGADPTYTFRKVVFPLSLPGVVSGITMVFMPAVTTFVISRLLGGGQYTLIGNLIEQQFLTVGDWNFGSAISVVMMLIILVGMGFTSRYEKGQEGGGLW from the coding sequence ATGAAAAAAACCTGGCCCGCTTACCCCTATATTTTTTGGATGGTCATCTTCACCGTGGTCCCACTCTCGCTGTTGCTCTATTTCAGCCTGACCACCAGGACCGCGGCTGGGGCGACGACCTTTTCGTGGGAGCATTTCGGTCGCTTTTTCGAGCCGATCTATCTCAAGGTGCTCTTCCGCTCGTTGCTGCTGGCGGGGATCAGCACCTTGTTCTGCTTGGTCCTCGGCTATCCGGCCGCCTTTATTCTGGCCGACCGGAAGCTGAATCATAAAAACACCCTGGTTTTATTGATGGTGCTCCCGATGTGGATGAACTTCCTGTTGCGCACCTATGCCTGGCTGACCCTGCTGGAGCGGAAAGGACTCATTAACACGCTGCTCGGCCACATCGGCCTGCCGCCGCTGAATCTGCTGTATAACGATTTTGCGGTCACCCTGGGGATGGTCTATAATTTCCTGCCCTTTATGGTCCTGCCGATTTATTCGGTACTGAGCAAAATCGATCACAGCCTGATCGAAGCCGCCGAGGACTTGGGCGCCGATCCCACCTACACCTTTCGCAAGGTGGTCTTCCCGTTGAGCCTCCCGGGAGTGGTCTCCGGCATCACCATGGTTTTCATGCCCGCGGTCACCACTTTCGTCATCTCCAGGCTTTTGGGCGGCGGCCAGTACACCCTGATCGGCAATCTCATCGAGCAACAGTTTCTGACCGTCGGCGATTGGAATTTCGGTTCGGCGATTTCGGTGGTCATGATGTTGATCATTCTGGTGGGAATGGGCTTCACCTCCCGCTATGAAAAAGGTCAGGAGGGCGGCGGCTTATGGTAA
- a CDS encoding ABC transporter substrate-binding protein: protein MKKVLGILFVLAISISALLLGGCGAPKKELNVYNWGDYIDESVLRDFEKKYQIKVNYDTFTTNEDMYVKIKAGGSHYDVLVPSDYMIKRMIDEGMLEKLDFAKIPNYRYIGAAFKNLGYDPRNEYSIPYMWGTVGILYNKTMVTGQPDSWKILWDKKYAKQILMLDSQRDSIGITLKMLGYSLNSKDPAELEQAKKALIEQKPLVLAYVVDEVKDKMISGEAALAVVWSGDAVYCQRENNDLGYFIPKEGSNLWFDALVIPKGSQHKKEAELFLNYLCETGIAYRNADYIGYASPHTGAVKKLPRDLTSDRSFYPLPEDLKNSEVFVDLGSRMKDFDRIWTEVKSQ from the coding sequence GTGAAAAAAGTTTTGGGTATCCTGTTCGTCCTGGCTATCTCCATTTCCGCCCTGCTCTTGGGCGGTTGCGGAGCCCCCAAAAAAGAACTGAACGTCTACAATTGGGGCGATTACATCGACGAATCGGTGTTGCGGGATTTCGAGAAGAAGTATCAGATCAAGGTGAATTACGATACCTTCACCACCAATGAGGATATGTACGTGAAGATCAAGGCCGGCGGCAGCCATTACGATGTGCTGGTTCCGTCGGATTACATGATTAAGCGGATGATCGACGAGGGAATGCTGGAGAAGCTGGATTTCGCCAAGATTCCCAATTACCGCTATATCGGAGCCGCTTTTAAAAACCTCGGCTACGATCCGCGGAATGAATATTCGATCCCTTATATGTGGGGCACCGTCGGTATTCTTTATAATAAAACGATGGTCACCGGCCAGCCGGATAGCTGGAAGATCCTCTGGGATAAAAAGTATGCCAAACAGATTCTAATGCTGGACAGCCAGCGGGACAGCATCGGCATCACCTTGAAAATGCTGGGTTACTCCCTGAACAGTAAAGACCCGGCCGAACTCGAGCAGGCCAAGAAAGCGCTGATCGAACAGAAACCGTTGGTGTTGGCCTACGTCGTTGACGAGGTCAAGGACAAGATGATCTCCGGCGAAGCGGCCCTGGCGGTCGTCTGGTCCGGCGACGCGGTTTACTGCCAACGTGAAAACAATGACCTCGGCTACTTCATCCCGAAGGAAGGCTCCAATCTCTGGTTTGACGCGCTGGTCATTCCGAAAGGCTCGCAACATAAAAAAGAAGCCGAACTGTTCCTCAACTACTTATGCGAGACCGGCATCGCTTACCGCAACGCCGATTATATCGGCTACGCCTCGCCGCATACCGGAGCAGTCAAAAAATTGCCGCGGGATCTCACGTCGGACCGCTCCTTCTACCCATTGCCCGAAGATCTGAAAAACTCCGAGGTCTTTGTGGACTTGGGCAGCAGAATGAAGGATTTCGATCGCATCTGGACCGAGGTCAAATCGCAATAA
- a CDS encoding sn-glycerol-1-phosphate dehydrogenase: MKVGIEYSQDHRLILPKILCDCNMPHYDPEIDIYIGSGIIDRCSAYIRQRDYGTHALLIADPNTYAVAGRQVEQLLRDDGFQVKLCRLERQVLLEPDQTALGEILLHLDRSIEFLVAVGSGVVTDLTRFVAHQTGRPFVSVATAASMDGYVSVVAPLIHNGLKVNKPAGYPRTLLCDLEIIRQAPYAMTLAGFGDVIGKYIAVADWVLSRIINQEDYCPVCVDLVLQAVAKSIASDEAIRSQTSAGIQSLLEALILAGLTILVIGNTRPVASIEHNMAHYWEMMKLQRRETPPSHGAAVGVATGYALQCYEKFWQTDFNSLNVAQILRNRPSRSDVEREVVAKYGPDLGPAIIRDNPDLYLEGAEQERRIETFLRNQAAIRQQLAFLPSWEQLRSVYRSIGAPVDAAEIGIDRELLQNALLYAKDYRKRYSVFTLANELGILPELAAQVMAGR, encoded by the coding sequence GTGAAGGTTGGGATCGAATATTCACAGGATCACCGCTTGATCTTACCGAAGATTCTCTGTGATTGCAATATGCCTCATTATGACCCCGAGATCGATATTTATATCGGGAGCGGAATCATTGATCGTTGCTCCGCTTACATCCGGCAGCGCGATTACGGAACGCATGCGTTGCTCATTGCCGATCCGAACACCTATGCGGTGGCCGGCCGTCAGGTTGAGCAGCTGCTAAGGGATGACGGATTCCAAGTCAAGCTGTGCCGGCTGGAACGGCAAGTGTTATTAGAGCCCGATCAAACGGCTTTGGGGGAAATATTACTGCACCTCGACCGGTCGATCGAATTTTTGGTGGCCGTCGGCTCGGGGGTCGTTACCGATCTGACCCGCTTTGTCGCGCATCAGACAGGCAGGCCTTTTGTCAGCGTGGCAACGGCGGCTTCCATGGACGGGTATGTCTCGGTGGTCGCTCCGTTAATCCATAACGGCTTGAAGGTGAATAAGCCGGCGGGGTATCCGCGCACCCTCCTTTGTGATCTGGAGATTATCCGGCAGGCGCCTTATGCCATGACCCTGGCGGGTTTTGGCGATGTGATCGGCAAATACATTGCGGTCGCGGATTGGGTGTTGAGCCGGATCATCAATCAGGAAGACTATTGTCCGGTATGCGTCGATCTGGTGCTCCAGGCGGTGGCAAAGTCTATTGCCTCCGATGAGGCGATTCGTAGCCAAACCAGCGCCGGAATTCAAAGTTTGCTGGAGGCCCTGATCCTGGCCGGACTGACCATTTTGGTCATCGGCAATACTCGTCCGGTGGCCTCCATTGAACATAACATGGCACACTACTGGGAGATGATGAAGCTGCAACGACGGGAGACGCCGCCCAGCCACGGCGCGGCCGTGGGCGTGGCCACCGGTTATGCGCTGCAATGCTATGAAAAGTTCTGGCAGACGGATTTCAATTCCCTTAATGTAGCTCAGATCCTCCGGAATCGTCCTTCCCGCTCCGACGTAGAACGGGAAGTCGTCGCCAAGTACGGCCCTGATCTGGGGCCGGCGATCATCCGCGATAACCCCGATTTGTACTTGGAAGGAGCGGAACAGGAACGCCGCATCGAAACTTTCCTGCGCAATCAGGCGGCGATCCGGCAACAATTGGCTTTTTTGCCTTCCTGGGAGCAACTGCGAAGCGTCTACCGGAGCATCGGGGCTCCGGTAGATGCGGCCGAGATCGGAATCGACCGGGAATTGTTACAAAATGCGCTGCTTTACGCCAAAGACTATCGGAAACGTTATTCCGTCTTCACTCTCGCCAACGAACTGGGGATCCTGCCGGAACTGGCGGCGCAAGTCATGGCCGGCCGATGA
- a CDS encoding hybrid sensor histidine kinase/response regulator: MNNSISKETSSHYPADCLKKQTAECVENLSLKTDSDHADEKLQAFLELAKILKEQLSAKDFLNRVTRLIQQRSGCKCVGIRVLNELGDVPYESFVGFSKRFWEAENWLSYHCNDCPCIRVLHGEKETFNRAMLSDNGSFYCGNIADFCAGLPPEAQKGFRGFCIRNGYFSVAAVPILHQEKVIGFIHMADPRADWIRLKTIEEVELLTPFVGETLYRFSVENELRNIIDFTDDAIISFTMEGWVTHWNSGAEKLYGYAASEIIGRPYSMLVPSELYGEYQTIGEMLRKGENIQIYQTTRMGKDGRKIDVSISLSSARDIHGNLFGVTAIHRDISKSKLMEAELEKAHRLESLGMLAGGIAHDFNNYLAAIMANVQLIEIMAAKGKPVEKYLRETITIAQNAAGLTKQLLVFAKGGAPIKKQASMTELLTRITQMTLHETRIQSKFVFAADLWEAEFDVSQLSLVITNLLNNAAQAMPGGGTIEIRAENAVIDDESPCLLKQGDYLRVTLTDTGEGISPENLGKIFDPFFTTRAQNKGLGLTITYSVLQRHGGWIDVQSVLGKGSTFQIYLPAVRQPRRRMKPDGEAENPPRGRILLMDDEQMLLNSMGELLSDLGYQVELTQDGAAAMTVYQQALAEGKPFDAVVLDLTVPRGMGGQEALGKLLEIDPQVKAIVSSGYSNDPVIADFKKYGFQQAIVKPYQVGELHEVLKTLLRNPEH, translated from the coding sequence ATGAACAATTCGATCAGCAAGGAAACGAGTTCCCATTATCCGGCCGACTGTTTAAAGAAACAAACCGCTGAATGTGTGGAAAACCTTTCTTTAAAAACGGATTCTGATCATGCCGATGAAAAACTCCAAGCCTTCTTAGAGCTTGCGAAGATCCTCAAGGAACAGCTTTCAGCCAAGGATTTTCTCAATCGGGTCACCCGATTGATTCAACAACGCAGTGGTTGCAAGTGCGTGGGAATAAGAGTCTTAAACGAGTTGGGAGACGTTCCCTACGAGTCGTTTGTCGGATTCAGCAAGCGGTTTTGGGAAGCGGAAAACTGGCTTTCTTACCATTGCAACGATTGCCCCTGTATTCGAGTCCTTCATGGTGAAAAGGAGACTTTTAACCGAGCAATGCTCTCTGACAACGGGTCGTTTTATTGTGGTAATATCGCGGATTTTTGCGCCGGTCTGCCCCCGGAAGCTCAAAAGGGCTTTCGCGGTTTCTGCATCAGGAACGGCTACTTCAGCGTGGCGGCAGTTCCGATCCTGCATCAGGAGAAGGTGATCGGGTTTATTCATATGGCTGACCCCCGCGCGGATTGGATCCGGCTGAAAACCATTGAAGAAGTTGAACTGTTGACCCCGTTTGTTGGCGAGACCTTATACCGTTTTTCGGTGGAGAATGAGTTGCGCAATATTATCGATTTTACCGACGACGCCATCATCAGCTTTACCATGGAAGGCTGGGTCACCCATTGGAACAGCGGAGCGGAGAAACTTTATGGGTATGCTGCTTCCGAAATCATCGGCAGGCCGTATTCCATGCTCGTTCCGTCGGAACTTTACGGAGAATATCAAACCATCGGCGAAATGCTCCGGAAAGGAGAGAATATCCAAATCTATCAGACGACGCGGATGGGAAAGGATGGCCGCAAGATCGACGTTTCCATCAGCCTCTCGTCTGCCAGGGACATTCATGGGAATTTATTTGGCGTGACCGCCATTCACCGGGATATCTCCAAGTCCAAGTTGATGGAGGCGGAACTGGAAAAGGCCCACCGCTTGGAATCCCTGGGGATGCTGGCTGGGGGCATTGCCCATGATTTCAATAACTATCTGGCCGCCATTATGGCCAATGTCCAATTGATTGAAATCATGGCCGCCAAGGGGAAGCCGGTGGAAAAATATCTGCGGGAGACCATCACGATTGCGCAAAATGCGGCCGGCCTTACCAAGCAACTGCTGGTCTTCGCCAAAGGCGGGGCTCCCATCAAGAAGCAAGCCAGCATGACCGAGCTCTTGACTCGGATTACCCAAATGACCTTACATGAGACCCGGATTCAGAGCAAGTTCGTTTTCGCGGCCGACTTGTGGGAGGCGGAGTTTGATGTGAGCCAGCTTAGTTTGGTCATCACGAATCTGCTGAACAATGCCGCGCAAGCAATGCCGGGCGGCGGAACGATTGAGATTCGGGCTGAAAATGCCGTCATTGACGATGAATCGCCCTGCTTGCTGAAGCAAGGCGATTATCTTCGGGTCACCCTTACGGATACCGGAGAAGGAATCTCTCCTGAAAATCTCGGCAAGATTTTCGACCCTTTTTTCACGACCCGCGCTCAGAATAAGGGCCTTGGCCTAACCATTACCTATTCGGTGCTGCAACGCCATGGCGGTTGGATCGACGTTCAATCCGTTTTGGGAAAAGGCAGTACCTTTCAGATTTATCTGCCGGCGGTTCGTCAGCCAAGGAGGCGGATGAAACCGGACGGCGAAGCCGAAAATCCTCCTCGAGGCCGCATTCTGTTGATGGATGACGAGCAGATGCTGCTGAACAGCATGGGCGAGTTGTTGAGCGATTTGGGATACCAAGTCGAGCTGACCCAGGACGGCGCCGCGGCAATGACTGTCTATCAACAGGCGCTGGCCGAAGGAAAGCCTTTTGACGCGGTAGTTCTGGATCTGACGGTTCCGAGGGGCATGGGCGGTCAGGAGGCCCTCGGTAAACTACTGGAGATCGATCCGCAAGTCAAAGCGATAGTATCCAGCGGGTATTCCAACGATCCGGTGATCGCTGACTTCAAAAAATACGGCTTTCAGCAAGCCATTGTCAAGCCATATCAGGTCGGCGAACTCCATGAAGTTTTAAAAACGTTGCTCCGGAATCCCGAGCATTAA